One part of the Sorangiineae bacterium MSr11954 genome encodes these proteins:
- a CDS encoding AzlD domain-containing protein: MNGTWLTLFAVGAATLGYRLSCIEFSASASAWLARPAIRRLLRFVPPAAFAALVAPAVLLRDGALITHPTDPRLLAALVALAAALVTRNVLVTLVSGMVALHVVPLLFGGLGP; encoded by the coding sequence ATGAATGGCACCTGGTTGACCCTGTTCGCCGTCGGCGCCGCCACCTTGGGCTACCGGCTCTCCTGTATCGAGTTCAGCGCCAGCGCCTCCGCCTGGCTGGCGCGACCGGCCATCCGCCGCCTCTTGCGGTTCGTCCCCCCTGCCGCCTTTGCGGCCCTCGTGGCCCCGGCCGTGCTCCTGCGCGACGGCGCCCTCATCACCCATCCCACCGATCCGCGGCTCCTCGCCGCCCTGGTCGCGCTGGCTGCCGCGCTGGTCACGCGCAACGTGCTCGTCACCTTGGTGTCCGGCATGGTCGCGCTGCACGT
- a CDS encoding AzlC family ABC transporter permease: MANSRSNEFFRGVRRELPLQLGVAPFGMIYGVLAVHAGMSPLAAQLSSSIVFAGSAQLVIAQMLGAGGNPLVVALTAVVLNVRHVLYSASMAPNVAHLPRRWRVPLAYLLTDEAYAVAIGRYAESRDLSGPDYRHWHYLGAGLTLWTTWQLSTLMGVLFGAQLSPAWGLDFAIPLTFIALLVPSLADGASRVAALTGAVASVLLFAMPLKLGLFCAMLVGIAAGAAWEVFTGGGKPAPNAEGTRA, from the coding sequence ATGGCGAATTCGCGTTCGAACGAGTTTTTTCGCGGCGTGCGCAGGGAGCTGCCTCTGCAGCTCGGCGTCGCGCCCTTCGGCATGATTTACGGTGTTTTGGCGGTTCACGCCGGCATGTCCCCCCTGGCCGCCCAGCTCTCGTCGAGCATCGTCTTTGCGGGCTCCGCGCAGCTGGTGATCGCGCAGATGCTCGGCGCCGGCGGCAACCCGCTGGTGGTCGCGCTCACCGCGGTGGTCCTCAACGTCCGCCACGTGCTCTACAGCGCATCGATGGCCCCCAATGTCGCGCACCTGCCGCGCCGCTGGCGGGTGCCGCTCGCGTATCTCTTGACCGATGAGGCCTACGCCGTGGCCATCGGCCGCTATGCGGAGAGCCGAGACCTCTCGGGGCCCGACTACCGTCATTGGCACTACCTCGGCGCGGGCCTCACGCTCTGGACGACGTGGCAGCTGTCCACCCTGATGGGCGTGCTGTTCGGCGCGCAGCTGTCGCCGGCGTGGGGGCTGGATTTCGCCATCCCCCTCACCTTCATCGCGCTCCTGGTGCCTTCGCTGGCCGACGGCGCGAGCCGGGTGGCGGCGCTCACGGGCGCGGTGGCGTCGGTGCTGCTCTTCGCCATGCCGCTGAAGCTCGGGCTGTTCTGCGCGATGCTCGTCGGCATCGCCGCGGGCGCCGCGTGGGAGGTCTTCACGGGCGGCGGCAAGCCGGCCCCCAACGCGGAAGGAACACGAGCATGA